In Deinococcus psychrotolerans, a genomic segment contains:
- the truA gene encoding tRNA pseudouridine(38-40) synthase TruA, whose product MNVTQAEITDRRRHRPPQGFERWQVTLSWHGAGFVGWQSQPSARSVQDTLWQAFVPLLGAPEDAFRPVAAGRTDAGVHAEAMTAHLDLRLGSLKPKPAQLARALNAHLPADLAVTELSPAPPHFHARFTCTERRYVYRVLNTPQRRPLWEGRALHHPAEIDLAAVRRAAALLIGQHDFAAFATQEERQTVRELRRLDVIQRGELLEFEVAGESFLRHMVRGLVGTLLKVGAGQVSAEQVQAVLASRQRSRAAANVPAHGLYFSGAVYRPES is encoded by the coding sequence GTGAATGTGACGCAGGCTGAGATAACTGACCGCAGAAGGCACCGCCCACCGCAGGGCTTTGAGCGCTGGCAAGTGACGCTGAGCTGGCACGGCGCAGGCTTTGTCGGCTGGCAATCACAGCCCAGCGCCCGCAGCGTGCAAGATACGCTGTGGCAAGCGTTCGTGCCGCTGCTGGGCGCTCCTGAAGACGCTTTTCGCCCGGTGGCAGCGGGCCGCACCGACGCGGGCGTTCACGCCGAGGCGATGACGGCCCACCTTGATCTGCGGCTGGGAAGCCTAAAGCCCAAACCCGCCCAGCTCGCCCGCGCCCTGAATGCCCACCTGCCCGCCGACTTGGCCGTGACCGAGCTATCGCCCGCGCCGCCTCACTTCCACGCCCGCTTTACCTGCACCGAGCGCCGGTATGTCTACCGTGTGCTCAACACGCCGCAGCGCCGCCCGCTCTGGGAAGGCCGGGCGCTGCATCATCCGGCGGAGATCGATTTGGCCGCCGTGCGCCGGGCCGCCGCGCTGCTGATTGGTCAGCACGACTTTGCCGCGTTTGCCACCCAAGAAGAGCGCCAGACTGTGCGGGAGCTGCGCCGCTTGGACGTGATCCAGCGGGGCGAGCTACTTGAATTTGAGGTGGCGGGCGAGAGCTTTTTGCGCCATATGGTGCGCGGCCTCGTCGGCACGCTGCTCAAAGTCGGCGCGGGCCAAGTCAGCGCTGAGCAGGTGCAGGCGGTGCTGGCCTCGCGCCAGCGTTCACGGGCCGCCGCCAATGTTCCGGCGCACGGCCTGTATTTCAGCGGAGCGGTGTACAGGCCAGAAAGCTAA
- a CDS encoding peptidoglycan DD-metalloendopeptidase family protein: MSRPRKKSHPVWGLVCASLLLCWSAQAAGTYTVQAGDNLTVIAKRTGLSVGQLRAANPQIRDLNAVQAGKSIRLPDAHKVATSHRVRSGETLSSVAARYRLSLSQLVRANAGLSASRPLRAGKVLYIPARRVVVAAAKARGSSSQAVIKTASLRPLAPASGSRSWNWPVQGWVSSGYGERNIDGDQEMHYGVDIVVPEGTLVRAARGGRVIESRADFARGWGWTIIVDHGDGWKTRYAHLSRNLARVGDSVVRGQVIGRSGDTGRSTGPHLHFGTYLWDVPKNPLSLL; this comes from the coding sequence GTGTCGAGACCGCGCAAAAAAAGTCACCCCGTATGGGGTTTGGTGTGTGCCAGCTTGCTGTTGTGCTGGAGTGCACAAGCAGCGGGCACCTATACCGTCCAGGCAGGCGACAACCTGACCGTAATCGCCAAGCGCACCGGCCTCAGCGTGGGGCAACTGCGGGCGGCCAATCCGCAAATCCGTGACCTCAACGCGGTGCAGGCCGGAAAAAGCATTCGCCTGCCTGACGCCCACAAAGTGGCCACCAGCCACCGCGTCAGGAGCGGTGAAACGCTGAGCAGCGTCGCCGCCCGCTACCGCCTCAGCTTGTCTCAGTTGGTGCGGGCCAACGCTGGGCTGAGTGCCAGCAGGCCGCTGCGGGCCGGAAAAGTGCTGTACATTCCGGCCCGCCGGGTGGTTGTCGCGGCGGCCAAAGCCAGAGGTTCAAGTTCTCAGGCCGTCATCAAAACCGCCAGCTTGCGTCCACTGGCTCCTGCCTCCGGCTCCCGGAGTTGGAACTGGCCGGTGCAGGGCTGGGTCAGCAGCGGCTACGGCGAGCGCAACATCGACGGCGACCAGGAAATGCACTACGGCGTGGACATCGTGGTTCCCGAGGGTACATTGGTGCGGGCTGCCCGGGGAGGCCGGGTGATCGAGTCAAGAGCCGACTTCGCCCGTGGCTGGGGCTGGACGATCATCGTGGATCACGGTGACGGCTGGAAAACCCGTTACGCCCACCTCAGCCGCAATCTGGCCCGCGTGGGCGACAGTGTGGTGCGCGGCCAGGTCATCGGGCGCAGCGGCGATACCGGGCGCTCCACTGGGCCGCACCTGCACTTCGGCACCTATTTGTGGGACGTGCCCAAAAACCCGCTGAGCTTGCTGTAG
- the lipB gene encoding lipoyl(octanoyl) transferase LipB, producing the protein MNSSSLAPAFEVADLGLVDYQAAWDIQKQHHARVASGGRPTLLLAEHPAVLTLGRKAQAGENIVVTREYLAVQGIGVHEIERGGDVTYHGPGQLVIYAIFPVGRKVRDFLRLLEEATLQALAALNLHDTRPNPGYAGIYVPDREVNGLMRHQKIASIGVAIKRHVALHGVGLNISTNLDHFDLIVPCGLTDTQMTSLEREYQRREMGQAPSMSAAKQAVAEAFAQTFKDYDWTLPVLPFQSIQTQTIPSVGGPA; encoded by the coding sequence ATGAACAGTTCGTCCCTTGCCCCCGCCTTTGAGGTCGCCGACCTCGGCTTGGTTGATTACCAAGCGGCGTGGGACATTCAAAAGCAGCACCATGCGCGGGTGGCTTCCGGCGGGCGGCCCACCTTGCTGCTGGCCGAGCACCCCGCCGTGCTGACGCTGGGCCGCAAAGCCCAGGCCGGTGAAAACATCGTCGTGACCCGTGAGTATCTGGCGGTGCAGGGCATCGGCGTTCACGAAATCGAGCGCGGCGGCGACGTGACCTATCACGGGCCGGGCCAACTGGTGATTTACGCGATTTTTCCAGTGGGCCGCAAAGTCCGCGATTTTTTGCGGCTCCTGGAAGAAGCGACTTTGCAGGCTCTGGCGGCGCTGAATCTGCACGACACCCGCCCTAATCCGGGCTACGCGGGCATCTATGTGCCTGACCGCGAAGTCAACGGCCTGATGCGCCATCAAAAAATCGCCAGCATCGGCGTGGCGATCAAGCGGCACGTGGCGCTGCACGGCGTGGGTCTGAATATCAGCACCAACCTCGACCACTTCGACTTGATCGTGCCGTGCGGGTTGACCGATACCCAGATGACCAGCTTAGAACGTGAATATCAGCGGCGTGAAATGGGTCAAGCCCCCAGTATGAGCGCCGCTAAACAAGCGGTCGCTGAGGCGTTTGCTCAAACGTTCAAAGACTATGATTGGACGCTGCCCGTGTTGCCATTTCAGAGCATTCAAACCCAAACAATTCCAAGCGTGGGAGGCCCCGCATGA